The DNA region aggctacttgatcaaaagggggaaaagcaatgaaacaaaataaagtttcagtggctgagagatttcaaatgagttgagaggtcattctggaggttattcttatgtgatatatggatatctcttttcagtttttgatgtattggagtagctcaggggaaatgcctgaaactattgaactgtaatccaatagccttgtttcttgaagatgattgaataactgtaGAGCTTTTAAGATGCGCtcatgagattgtgaaaaccttgtgagtgACACTCCTTTGTCCTGTATAAAAACAGATGAGTAATAAGAAAAGGACAAAACGCAAATAAACAAAAGGGGGTGTTGGGGAATGGAATGTCAAAACATTCTtacttacttttctttcttttattttattattattcttttgttaatttttttgagtaatgaaagtgttcaaaaatagattttaaagatGAACcccacagctatatgatgatgcctgaatcactgattgtacactgtggatgATTATACagaatgtgaatatataatgtatctcAAAAACAATGTGAAAAAAGTAAAGCCATGGCACTTATGCACCTCTGCATTTGATAATTTATCTActgtttcatgaatttatttgCCTATTAACCTTTTTTGTAGCCACTTCCATCACCCATCCTGTCTCACAATTCAGTTCTCTATCCATCTATGTCTCCAACCATTCGttcattctttatccattctttcatttatctaatttttgttACAAATGGTTTACTTTTTGTAAGGCCCTCGATTTATAATAGACGGGACAAACAAACTTGTGCAAACTTTGTTGAACTGTTCTGTTAATATATTTATTGGTTCTGTTGTCCAAATTGTACTTTCCTATATGCAGGATTGAATTTCCTTACTAATTACTCCTTTTCATACCCAACTTGAAATCTGACCCATATTTATGCACTTAGACTccattccttctttatctttcttgCCTTTCATGGTAACTCCTTACAATAATCTTGGCCTGCCCACTGAATTCAGAATCATCTCTGAGTCCTCCAATTTATGCCTGATAACAGGCTTGATGTTGTTCTCATGCCTGGAACTCATTATAACAATTTTGATTCCTATCAAACCAGCTTATATCTCACTCCCTGCTCTTCCTGGCTTTTCCCACTTTCCTCCTTAGTATTTGGGCAAGTTTCCATAATCCAAACCCTAGCAGATCCAAATTCAAATTACCTTTCAGTTTGGTCTTCTAAATTATTTTCAGCACAGCATAATGGCCAAAAATCAATTTAGATTCTGcttttgaatgaatgactgaatgaaaaatttaatttttcttttcttgggattttaaaatgtgtttaaataaacaatttatgtatatttttcagCAGGAAAATACATACTGAATTTAATCCTTTCACTTTAATGAAAAACTCTCAGCCTTTGGACTTTACTATTTGATTTTGTCCAAACATTTACTCTAGCTTTTCaatatataaactaaatataGACCTAGCAATGGCTTATTTTTTATCATAGTATCCAGCCTGACAATACTCCAGTATCTCCAAAGTTTCTTTGAAGAATCTGTGAGTTAGAGATCCAATATTTTAGTCACCATTTAGTCCATGCTAAAAGGCAAACAAGTCGTTAGCAAAGCAAGTAGAAACCCAAATGGTGTGATATGGGATTCCATGATCTGCTCGACCTGATCCTTGACACCAATCCATTGATTATGACCAAGTGAAGACAGGGATTCATGTCAACCTTACAGCAAATGGCAAATCCAAATTTACAAATTCTATTTATTTACCTTACAAGAAGTAACATGGTGGCTTCACTTCACACAAAATTGAATGCCTaatttgaaattcagaaaaaggggaagagaagagatgaTTGTTTTCATGATGAAGggtaaaggagaagaaagggaagctGAAATTAAACTTCTTAAGAAAGTGTGCAATTAACCAATTTGCCTGGGTAGCTATGCTTGAACCTTTCACAAACAGATTACATTTAGGTATCCTGTATATGCTGATGTCAGACATCATTGTGGAGAGAAGTGGAATAAGAGATGGCATTTTTGACTATTCACAAAGAACAGTCACAAAAATACCTAACTTCCATCCTATGGCTTAAGGCTGATATGTGTCCTGCTGAAAACTCATAACTCTTTAATTAATGtgctatatttaaaattcaatcaACTATAAGAAGCAAAGCACATTAATTTCATTATAAAGTATTAACTCCTTTACATCCAATGATCACATATCAATTCCAAGGAGATAATTACTGAGGACACCCCAAGGAGAAATGTCTCACAATTTGTCCATTCCGTGCAGTCACAAAGATGATGTTAGTTAACTGCATAAATGGCTGAATTGTTACACTAATAAAGATAGAATGAGAAAAAGGTCTAGTGCTGGAAGGCTTAATGAGTCTCTGTAACTCATAAGTAGAATTTAAGAAACACAGAAAAGTATTAAGACCTTGAGGGATCCCAAGGGCACCTAAGATGGAGAGAAGGACCACAATGCTTGAGGTCTGTGTGCATGAAAAACAATCTACATCTACCTCAACATTTTCCCTAGATATTTCTCTGGATCctgctcttctctcttctccttttaacACTAATATTTCTGGTGACCAAATTTGATGGGGTGGTTAGTAATACCAGAAAAACAGAATCTCTGGCATATTCATTTAGGATCTAGAATAGGAAACTTCTACATCTCATGAACCAAGTTTGAATCCCTACTCTACCACTTCATAACTGTGTGAACGTAGGCCACtacctcagtttactcatctggaaaatggggacatTACGGCATTTTTGCATGGAATAAAATAACACAATGAAAGCAAGTAGATTAATACTTCGCATTTAGTGAGTAACATATATTGGCTATTAACTTTTTGTGGCTCTGCTCACAGTCTCttccaaaattttgaaaacatatcTCTTCTTCAGCATCAGTTCACATCTATATCTTCTTCAATCTGGAAAACGACTCCACCATTCCTTATCGACAAAAATTAGACTACACTCCTAAATTCtgtgggaatttttcagttctacaTCTTCAAGATTTAACTACAGCATTTGTCACTATCAATCATGCATATGGCTTTCTTTCCATGGCTTTCATTTCATGGTGTTCAAAAGTTTCTCTAAAATCTTATCTAATCATCGACACACTAACACTAAATTATTCTTCAGAAAGATACTTATGAAAGCAAATGCTTTGGAAGAGGAAATAACCAGAAAGATAGTTAAAGATCAATGCACAGCCTTCTTGTGTTTTCCTTAATGAGGTCTCCTGACAGAAGGATGTTGCCACACGCTTTCTTCAAAGACCACCAAACAACCAATAGTTTCCATTCAATTTCATAGTTTCAACATAGAAATTCCAAAAGAACATTCTAAATGAAACCCCTTGAGACCGCTACAAATTTCTCTTTGTTGTGTAAGTGACTCTAAACTTGGCTTCAAGCCATGACTCCAGAGAATAAAAGACATCAGTTCCTCTGTTTGACAGGCTAAGCCATCCAATTACTGACTTCCTAATCAGGGGTATATCTGTGAGTCACTCACTTCACAAATTGTCCTAGCACAGTATTTAGAAAAACAGAGTGACCTCAATAAAGTGATGCCCCTATGTTTGAGCCTATAGCTATGGCAAAGACATTCCTCccacatttctttcatttttgttttttctgaataTGACAGAGGCTTAATGCTAGTGGAAGAGGAAGACAAGACCAAGTCAGAGCTCCAAGGATGCCAGCCCTGAAGCTTCGAAGTCAAACACAATGATACCTTTACTGGATtttcaagagagaaaaaattcatCTCAAGTTCCTGTAATTGGGCTATAAAATGATTGATTTTCATGATCATAGACACTCCTagccccaaaaaaagaaaagagaagcaggagTCTTCTGGGCCGTAAGAACCCCCAAATTGGTAATGTCCTCTATGATTCTCTgagtttccttccctctttctctcctgaCCATTTCCTTCACTTTTCTGATATGCCCTCTCTTTCTGGCTCTCTGGGATGCGTGTTTACACCCTCAGACTTTTAATAGTCTTTCTATGTGCTAGAGAATAAGCCCCCCAAATCATTACAGACTTCCACATTTCCCATGCAGTGTAGTCTATGTGTTCAGCTACTCTGAGCATCTATCTACCTGGGAAAATCCTTCGGCATCAGTAACTAACAGTAGGCAATGGGAGTGGAGAGTTCATGCCTTCTGACTTCGAACTCAACATTAGTTATCCATGTGCTAGGACTATAAGAAAGCCAGGTTTCTGCAGCTGGACCATAGCAGTCAGGAGAGAGGTGGATagcagatttttatttcttatctagGGCCCAGTTACATGTGCCATAGAAAGTTAATCTTCAGCAATTACTAATTGCTCTCATCTTTAAAACTGATCAAATTAACCTAGGTGTTGAAACAAGTAGGAGTAGGgatcaaaactaagaaatatgaaattttaaaaatgtattcattgaTGTTATTATTCCATGCCCACTTATTTTCACTACCCCCTAGTCTAAAGGCTTCATAAGCCCATGGTATTTATGCTATCTCTGAATATCTAAACTCCTCCAGTTTGGGTCAGGGAGAGTACTTTTCCATACTCAGTGACTAAACAGATCTCTGGACTTTATTGTCTTCACTTTCTAAATAAATTATCAATTCCAACATactgaaattaataatttttttaacaaaatgttaAGAATCCTATATTATATGTCTCTTGTTCAAACAATGTTTCTGTGCTACCTGTCCCCACGAAAAGGATGTGATAAGTTACATACCAAACTGCTGGGCTCAAATTCTAACTTTACTGCTTGCTGCTTCTGTGAATTTGGGCAAGTTTCCTATCACCTTTTGGCCCCAGCTCCTCATTTGTTTAAAACAAGAAAGGATACGGATATAAATAGTCATTGTATCATAGGATTGGTGTGAGAAATAAATATCTTCATACATGTGAAGAACATGGAATGGTGTTTAGTGTTCTCGTCATTATCATCAGCAGCATTCTCCTCATTCACTAGGATTAAAAGTGTTCATACTGAACTGATTTTGAAGTGTTATCATATGTTTAACATTGTAATAGAAGGATAGAACTCAATGACTTCTAGTATAACCCCAAAATTCAATACATactgatctgtaaaatggtttTATAGTGAATTCTGTTATATTGCAATCACATGCAAATTGGCGAACTGAACTTCCTATTGAAGAACCACACAAACTAAGTTCTGCACTGGTCCCCACTTTCACTGTAAAAATGCAGATTATCCCTTCTCCAACCAACATAGTCTGGTCTGAGACACTCAATTTAAGTGAGAATTTAAAACACTGATCCCTCTTGAGGGGTAAGTGAGCATAAGGAGAACAAAAGGCAAACTAACCAAAGAAATTCTCTGCTTAATTCtgtaaaatgctaaaaaaaaaaaaaaaaccattttacagatcagtATGTGTTAAATTTTGGGGTTATACTAAAAGTCACTAAGTTCTATCCTTTTATTACAATGTTAAACATATGATAACACCTCAAAATCAGTTCTAGTATGAACACTTTTAATCCTAATGCATGAGGAGGATACTGCTGATAATAATGACGAGAACAGTAAGCACCATTCCAGGTTCTTCACATATCAAAATATCAAATGCATAAATGTTCATATTCTTGAAGACAGTGgcctcaatttatttttttattttactttttttgttgatTCTAGTTTAGACACCAGAGAAATTGTTTTCTCCCTACAGGATTTGACAAATATGGAAATATGAGGAGCTCTTCAAAATAGAATTTTTGAGCAGATTGTGGTCCTTAGGTGCTTAATTAGAATTGATTTGAATCATCTATGTTGTGTATTATTCTACTAAGAGAACTGATACATGCACTGACTCTAAGGAGGTCCAATAAGCTTGGGAATTGTGTGGATATTCAATGCCAGTAATGTGAAAACAAGTAGAAAGGACAAGATTTGAGTAGGTGGATGAGTCTACAGAATTCAATGTTATTGTGAGTGCTTTGGGCACTCCCATAGCAGAGTATGTGGTATCATGACAAAGATACAGATTACATGGcagaataaaatgtcagtgggTCTGGGAAGACACTTGTCTGGAGTGACTAAGCCAGGCATGAGGTTTCATGAAAAGGAACAATCTGAGTGTACAGCCCAAATCAGCATTTGAGTTCAGCAACAGTAAAAAATCTAAGAGAATTTAGCCCTGGATTCTAAGTATCGGCAAATAAATCTAAGAGGAAATGAATAGCATATTTATATAACGGTGGTTGTCTTCCTCCCAATGCCGAACAAAATCTGATATGTAGCAGAAAATCTGTGACTATTTGTTATCTGAATGAATGGGTTTATGTAGAGTGGCAGgagaataaacaaatagaaaggtAGATTACTAGTGGAATGGATGAATTACAAGATGGATAAATGAATAGACAAATGAACTAAAGGATACATGGGTGGTGATAGACTGATGGCTGGGTCGTTATGGATCACTATCATGGGTTTAAGCACTTTCCTACTACAGGTAGATGTTGGCTGGTGGGAGGGGGATGACTCCTCAGGTTCAGGGATCAGTTGATTGCTGGTACACAAATAAAGTCCACTCCCTGGCCCTCCAAAGCTACAACAGACACCCCtatgcacacacacgcatacatacACCTTTCCTTTGCCTTCATTTATCTTTAGTGCTCACTCTTTCTCAATGTTATAGACTTTCCCCAAAAATGTTAGCTacacattgttttcttctttttaacaaaTACTCATTGGAATTCTATAATATACTATTTCCTTCAGTGGGGCAAGCATCCTGGATGCAAAATATTATAAAGTTCAGTCATGGCTCTCAAGGAATTATAATATCATGGAAGGGGGGAAATAAACATACTACACAAATGCTACACTAACTACCAGAGTAAAGAGAGTGAGTCATCTGATGTCATACAGAGAAAAGAGTTAGTTTTTATGAACAGACAGATTAGACTAGACTGTGGAAATAAGCAGGAATGTCTAAAAAAAAGCCTTAATAGGGAGCTGTTGGGCCAAGATAAAAAGAGCTCGTTCTTGAAATCAGAGAGATAAGAGTGGAAATAATGGTGTTAAACAGTAAGATACACAACTACTTTTGTTTCCCTATTTACAATATCTCAGTGCCATGATCTGCACCTAACTGGTTCTGGGAGTCAAAAATATAAGGGTTTGGGATGGTGAATAATAGTTGTCCAATGATTAAACATACTCATAAGTTCAGAAAAGTATACAATGAAGAAGTTTCTCaaaaagaagttgaaattttgGTGAGAGGTTAAATATAAGTAAGATTTAGATGGAAAGATAAGGCATTCAATGCAGAGCACGTGcttgagaaaaaggaaagatagCCCATGGGGTGATCAGAGGGAAGTACACTAGGCTGTTCTCAGCATTGAGGCCCTCCATAGGGTAGTATTTGGACAATAATGAATGTCAGTAGATGCCAGATGATAGAGTACATGAAAAACCAACACTTGATTGGAAGTTACTTCATGGTGATATGACCTCTTGTCTTCAGACCTACATAATGGAGTCAAATCTTGACTGTTAAAATTGTCAAGTTAGGCAAGTTATACAGCATCTTACACTCAATTTTCTTGGCAGCAAAATAGATGCAGAATATTATTCCCTATTCCTTCTATTCTATCCtccaaataaaaagcaaaataatctcacacacacacccatagtAAGCATACACACTCTACTGTATACGTATTTCAGTCTTGTCCCAAAGATTAAATGAACAATTTGTATGAAAGTGCCCTGTttttttacagaagaaaataatatcaTCAAAATAATATTATCATGACTAGATTTGGGAAGAAGTGAAAGACTAAATAACATAAGCAATAAAACAAGATTTGGAACATCCCCTCTAGGAAGCCCACTAGAACCTACAAGGTGTACGGAATATTGTTGAGCAaagttatacatttaaaaagagcaTATTGGTCATAATCCAGTTTGAGAATATTCATAAATGTCTTCACCAGCCTCTGAGACAGACTATCATCCATGAGGTGTTATCATAGGTCAAGAATTGAAGAATAGGGAGGGCCATGGCTGCTCAggaggcagagctctcacctgccatgctggagacccagtttcatttctggtgcctgcccatgaaaaaaaaagagagagagaattgaaGAATAATATCAGTACGGGAAGAAAAGAATCAATAAGTGCATATATGAACTCTACATTGATTAGGAGGAAGCACCAACCTCCTGGTAATTGAGTATGGTCAACAAAGGTTTCAAGTTTGTCCATAATTTTTCCCTAGGGATCAGCCTCTTAAATGACCTTGAGAAACCACAGCACCATCCTTGAGTTCAGCCTCCTTGGACTCTCTGCTGACCCCCATGTCCAGGCTCTGCTATTTGTGCTATTCCTGGGAATTTACATCATGACCCTGATCGGGAACCTGTTGATGCTCTTGGTTTTCAGGGCAAATTCTCACCTCCAAactcccatgtacttcttcctgagTCACCTCTCCTTCCTggatttttgcttctcttctgcCACAGTGCCAGCGCTTCTGAAGAATCTCCTGTCTCAGAAGAAAACCATCTCTGTTGGAGGCTGCCTGGCTCAGGTCTTCTTTGTATTTGAGTCTGGAGGCACGGAAGCCTGCCTGCTGtctgtgatggcctatgaccgctatgttgcCATCTGCCACCCTCTGCTTTATGGACAGATGATGAGCAACCAGCTCTGTAAGGGGATGGTGTGGGGATCCTGGGGCCTGGGCTTTCTGGATGCATTCGTCAACATCCTTCTAACTATGAACTTTGACTTCTGTGATAAGTCCATTCCCCACTACAGCTGTGATCtgccctctctcttccctctgtcCTGTTATGACGTATCTACCAATTTTGCAGTCCTACTATGCTCCAGCATCCTGCATGGAATTGGAACCTGCTTCCTAATTGTTTATTCCTACATCCCCATTGTCTCCACCATCCTGAACATCAGTTCCTCCTTAGGTAGAAgcaaagccttctccacctgctcctcccacctcgCTGTGGTACTCCTGTTTTATGGTTCAGGTTTTCTTCATTATCTAATGCCAGTCTCGGGTTCACCATTGGAGTTGATCTTCTCTGTACAGTACAGTGTAATTACTCCCTTAgtgaatcccctcatctatagCCTGAAAAACAATGAGGTGAAAGCAGCTACGAAAAGGACCTTGAGAAAATATCTTCAATATATCAGATAGCTGACCTGAAGAGGATGCAGTGGAATTAGTTTAGTATAGCAATATATCTCATGAATGACAATAagattgtttcttgatttcccttgaTATTGGATCCAAAAAAGTGTTTTAGAAATTAATAGGGTTGGGGCAGGTGAAGAAGGATGCTTTATATTCATTCTGTCTTAGAGGCAGCCAAATGTTCAAATAACCATGTCAATCCAGTTTTTTTCCATGGAAAGACTTCTAGCTGCACTGATTGGTCTTCAACCTATC from Tamandua tetradactyla isolate mTamTet1 chromosome 7, mTamTet1.pri, whole genome shotgun sequence includes:
- the LOC143689938 gene encoding olfactory receptor 8S1-like, producing the protein MTLRNHSTILEFSLLGLSADPHVQALLFVLFLGIYIMTLIGNLLMLLVFRANSHLQTPMYFFLSHLSFLDFCFSSATVPALLKNLLSQKKTISVGGCLAQVFFVFESGGTEACLLSVMAYDRYVAICHPLLYGQMMSNQLCKGMVWGSWGLGFLDAFVNILLTMNFDFCDKSIPHYSCDLPSLFPLSCYDVSTNFAVLLCSSILHGIGTCFLIVYSYIPIVSTILNISSSLGRSKAFSTCSSHLAVVLLFYGSGFLHYLMPVSGSPLELIFSVQYSVITPLVNPLIYSLKNNEVKAATKRTLRKYLQYIR